In a single window of the Mus musculus strain C57BL/6J chromosome 6, GRCm38.p6 C57BL/6J genome:
- the Iapp gene encoding islet amyloid polypeptide precursor yields the protein MMCISKLPAVLLILSVALNHLRATPVRSGSNPQMDKRKCNTATCATQRLANFLVRSSNNLGPVLPPTNVGSNTYGKRNAAGDPNRESLDFLLV from the exons ATGATGTGCATCTCCAAACTGCCAGCtgtcctcctcatcctctctgTGGCACTGAACCACTTGAGAGCTACACCTGTCAGAAG TGGTAGCAACCCTCAGATGGACAAACGGAAGTGCAACACGGCCACGTGTGCCACACAACGCCTGGCAAACTTTTTGGTTCGTTCCAGCAACAACCTTGGTCCAGTCCTCCCACCAACCAACGTGGGATCGAATACATATGGCAAGAGGAATGCGGCAGGGGATCCAAATAGGGAATCCTTGGATTTCTTACTCGTTTAA